The Claveliimonas bilis genome window below encodes:
- a CDS encoding polysaccharide deacetylase family protein encodes MIKQRESAHSVRDRKQRLKREKTVKRVIGAFILLILLIIAFQTTVAALKSRNILITVEAKSVSIKQGEEMPAFQTKVSSEAKEKKMHKKKLDKKSGYTVWDLMQDLKQGKGYEIACKADGTKEGKFPIQLQLSKEIEQQLAKKWKGKVTIKLTDGDLTVLNKVGEWDKEKFRRWDGTYVENDFVTVKERTYYFGEDGRKVSGWKQIGASYYFFDEKGIMQKDQWKKKGESKAYLLSDGKAALGWMELDEKTYYFNQEGEMATGKQRIGSSVCVFDEEGALESKKSKVDPEQPMMALTFDDGPGDRTAELIAALEKYNAHATFFMQGINIPGHEDVISKMVEAGCELGNHSYNHPELPKLSDADMRAQIGDTNNLIEKACGQTATVMRPPYGAINDALKKNVGMPMILWNIDTLDWKTKDANAVVNNVLQTADDGDIVLLHDIHGSSVDAALTLIPKLVDAGYQLVTVSEMAEARGIHMESGGVYTDFNK; translated from the coding sequence ATGATAAAGCAAAGAGAATCCGCTCATTCTGTGCGGGACAGAAAACAGAGGTTAAAACGGGAGAAGACGGTCAAACGAGTAATTGGGGCATTTATTTTGCTTATCCTGCTTATCATTGCTTTTCAGACTACGGTAGCAGCTCTAAAGAGTAGAAATATATTGATCACAGTAGAAGCGAAGTCAGTTTCAATAAAGCAGGGCGAAGAAATGCCGGCGTTTCAGACAAAAGTGTCCAGTGAGGCGAAAGAAAAAAAGATGCATAAAAAGAAACTGGACAAAAAAAGTGGATATACAGTCTGGGATCTGATGCAGGATCTGAAGCAGGGGAAAGGCTATGAGATTGCCTGCAAAGCAGACGGGACAAAGGAAGGAAAATTTCCGATCCAGTTACAGCTTTCCAAAGAGATAGAGCAGCAGCTTGCCAAGAAGTGGAAAGGGAAGGTAACCATAAAGCTGACGGACGGAGATCTCACTGTTCTGAATAAAGTAGGCGAATGGGACAAAGAGAAGTTCCGGCGCTGGGATGGTACTTATGTGGAAAATGATTTTGTTACAGTAAAGGAAAGAACTTACTATTTTGGAGAAGATGGCCGGAAAGTCAGCGGATGGAAGCAGATCGGAGCAAGTTACTATTTCTTTGATGAAAAAGGTATCATGCAGAAAGATCAGTGGAAAAAGAAAGGTGAGAGCAAAGCTTATCTTCTTTCAGATGGAAAAGCAGCACTAGGGTGGATGGAACTGGATGAGAAGACCTACTATTTCAACCAGGAAGGTGAGATGGCAACAGGAAAGCAAAGGATCGGCTCATCTGTATGTGTCTTTGATGAAGAGGGGGCGCTGGAGTCTAAAAAAAGTAAGGTTGACCCTGAGCAGCCCATGATGGCTCTTACATTTGATGATGGACCGGGAGATCGGACGGCAGAGTTGATTGCTGCTTTGGAAAAATATAATGCCCACGCCACGTTTTTTATGCAGGGCATCAATATTCCCGGCCATGAAGATGTCATTTCCAAAATGGTAGAGGCAGGCTGCGAGCTGGGCAATCATTCCTATAATCACCCGGAACTGCCTAAATTAAGCGATGCAGATATGCGCGCACAGATCGGTGATACGAATAATCTGATCGAGAAGGCATGCGGGCAGACAGCGACAGTGATGCGTCCGCCTTATGGGGCGATCAATGATGCGCTAAAGAAAAATGTGGGAATGCCTATGATCCTGTGGAATATTGACACGCTGGACTGGAAAACGAAGGATGCGAATGCAGTGGTCAATAATGTGCTTCAGACTGCAGATGACGGTGACATTGTTCTCCTTCATGATATACATGGTTCCAGTGTAGATGCAGCGCTTACTTTGATCCCTAAACTAGTGGATGCAGGCTATCAGCTGGTAACTGTATCGGAAATGGCAGAGGCAAGAGGGATACATATGGAAAGCGGAGGCGTCTATACAGATTTCAATAAATAG
- a CDS encoding DUF5655 domain-containing protein, which produces MTGRWTHHVLISDPSQIDKELMGWIEEASLFSDGKR; this is translated from the coding sequence TTGACCGGCAGATGGACGCACCATGTTCTGATTTCGGATCCTTCACAGATTGACAAAGAGCTTATGGGATGGATAGAAGAAGCAAGCCTTTTTTCAGACGGTAAAAGATGA
- a CDS encoding phosphoglycerate dehydrogenase: protein MYHYYCLNQISEAGMEGMTEQYVPVSDPGKADAILVRSAAMHDMEFSPELKAIARAGAGVNNIPLDKCAERGIVVFNTPGANANGVKELVIAGMLLASRDIIGGINWVQENEEDGNIAKDAEKAKKAFAGCELEGKKLGVIGLGAIGVLVANAATHLGMDVYGFDPYVSVDSAWRLSRNIHHAKTVDELYKNCDYITIHVPAMDSTKGMIDKNALGLMKKGVIVLNFARDVLVNEEDMIDALESGQVRHYVTDFPTPVIAGVKGAIVIPHLGASTEESEDNCAKMAVRQIMDYLEYGNIRNSVNYPDCDMGMPGENKRIVLLHYNKPNMIGQFTRILADDNMNIADMANKSKGGYAYTMIDIDSEIPERVADDLRQIDGVLRVRIVN, encoded by the coding sequence ATGTATCATTATTATTGCTTAAACCAAATTTCTGAGGCTGGGATGGAAGGTATGACGGAACAATATGTACCAGTCAGTGACCCGGGGAAAGCAGATGCGATCCTTGTAAGGAGCGCTGCCATGCATGACATGGAGTTTAGTCCGGAGTTGAAGGCGATTGCAAGGGCGGGCGCCGGAGTAAACAATATTCCTCTGGACAAATGTGCGGAGAGGGGGATTGTTGTATTTAATACACCCGGCGCAAATGCAAATGGTGTGAAAGAGCTGGTGATTGCCGGAATGCTTCTGGCATCCAGAGACATCATTGGAGGAATCAACTGGGTGCAGGAAAATGAAGAGGACGGTAATATTGCCAAAGACGCAGAAAAAGCGAAAAAAGCCTTTGCAGGATGTGAGCTGGAAGGGAAAAAGCTTGGCGTGATAGGGCTTGGCGCAATTGGAGTGCTCGTGGCAAATGCGGCAACTCATCTTGGAATGGATGTGTACGGGTTTGATCCTTATGTTTCCGTGGATTCTGCATGGAGACTTTCCAGGAATATCCACCACGCAAAAACCGTAGATGAATTATATAAAAACTGTGATTATATTACGATCCATGTGCCGGCAATGGACAGTACAAAAGGCATGATCGATAAAAATGCACTCGGACTCATGAAGAAGGGAGTAATTGTCCTGAATTTTGCCAGAGATGTCCTGGTAAATGAGGAGGATATGATCGATGCCCTGGAAAGCGGTCAGGTACGTCATTATGTGACAGACTTCCCGACTCCTGTTATTGCCGGAGTAAAAGGTGCTATCGTTATTCCACATCTTGGAGCATCCACTGAGGAATCTGAAGATAATTGTGCTAAAATGGCAGTCCGTCAGATCATGGATTATCTGGAATATGGAAATATCCGCAATTCTGTCAATTACCCGGACTGTGATATGGGAATGCCGGGCGAGAATAAAAGAATTGTTCTTCTCCATTACAATAAGCCGAATATGATCGGTCAGTTTACCAGAATTTTGGCAGATGATAATATGAATATTGCCGATATGGCGAATAAAAGCAAGGGCGGATATGCATATACGATGATCGATATTGATTCGGAAATCCCGGAACGGGTAGCGGACGATTTAAGGCAGATTGACGGGGTGCTGAGAGTAAGGATCGTAAATTAA
- the serC gene encoding 3-phosphoserine/phosphohydroxythreonine transaminase: MSRVYNFSAGPAMLPEEVLKEAAEEMTDYRGTGMSVMEMSHRSQAFASILNEAETDIRELMHIPENYKVLFLQGGVSLQFAMIPMNLMKNKVADYIVTGQWAKKAYQEAQKYGRVNKIASSEDKTFSYIPDCSDLSVSPDADYVYICENNTIYGTKFRELPDTKGKPLVADVSSCFLSEPVDVTKYGLIYGGVQKNIGPAGVVIVIIREDLITEDVLPGTPTMMQYKTHADAGSLYNTPPAYGIYICGKVFKWLKKQGGLEEIKKKNEKKAKLLYDYLDESCLFKGTVEKKDRSLMNVPFVTGNEELDAKFVKEAKEAGLENLKGHRSVGGMRASIYNAMPYEGVQALVDFMKKFEKENL, encoded by the coding sequence ATGAGCAGAGTCTATAATTTTTCAGCAGGACCGGCCATGCTGCCGGAAGAAGTTCTGAAAGAGGCGGCGGAGGAAATGACAGATTACAGAGGAACCGGAATGTCTGTGATGGAAATGAGTCATCGTTCACAGGCTTTTGCCTCTATTTTAAATGAAGCGGAAACAGATATACGGGAGCTGATGCATATTCCGGAAAACTATAAAGTCCTTTTCCTGCAGGGAGGAGTATCTTTGCAGTTTGCCATGATTCCTATGAACCTGATGAAAAACAAAGTGGCAGATTATATCGTAACCGGACAGTGGGCAAAAAAGGCTTATCAGGAAGCGCAGAAATACGGCCGGGTTAATAAGATTGCCTCATCTGAGGATAAAACATTTTCCTATATACCGGACTGTTCCGATCTTTCCGTGTCGCCGGATGCCGATTATGTATACATATGTGAAAATAATACTATTTACGGGACAAAATTTCGTGAGCTTCCCGACACGAAAGGGAAACCGCTTGTGGCGGATGTATCCTCCTGCTTTTTATCTGAACCGGTGGATGTAACAAAGTACGGTTTGATTTATGGCGGTGTACAGAAAAATATCGGCCCTGCCGGAGTAGTGATCGTCATTATCAGAGAGGATCTGATCACAGAAGATGTCCTTCCGGGTACGCCGACCATGATGCAGTATAAGACACATGCAGACGCCGGTTCTCTTTACAATACTCCGCCGGCTTACGGGATCTATATCTGCGGCAAGGTGTTCAAGTGGCTGAAAAAGCAGGGTGGTCTGGAAGAAATAAAGAAGAAAAATGAGAAGAAAGCCAAGCTTCTCTACGATTATCTGGATGAGAGCTGTCTTTTTAAGGGGACAGTCGAAAAGAAGGACCGCTCTCTTATGAACGTACCGTTTGTGACAGGTAATGAAGAACTGGATGCCAAATTTGTGAAAGAGGCAAAAGAGGCAGGACTGGAAAATTTAAAAGGACACCGGAGTGTGGGCGGTATGAGAGCCAGCATTTACAATGCAATGCCATATGAGGGAGTTCAGGCACTGGTAGATTTTATGAAGAAATTTGAGAAGGAGAATCTGTAG
- the ilvB gene encoding biosynthetic-type acetolactate synthase large subunit yields the protein MQLTGAEIVIECLKEQGVDTVFGYPGGAILNVYDELYKHSNEIRHILTSHEQGAAHAADGYARATGRVGVCFATSGPGATNLVTGIATAYMDSIPIVAITCNVGVSLLGKDSFQEIDIAGITMPITKHNYIVKDVTKLADTIRKAFVIAKKGRPGPVLIDIPKDITSTVTEYEPAVIEPVMPSEEVCEEDIQTALEMIRQSKKPYVFVGGGAILSGAHKELYEFIKKVDAPVTDSLMGKGAFPGTDELYTGMIGMHGTKTADYGVDECDLLIVAGARFSDRVTGNVKEFAKHAKILQFDVDAAEMNKNVLITEGVIGDLKVTLKRINELLEQQDHSEWKEKIMAYKEKYPLVYPSEGLTGPFVVEEIYRQTKGEAIIVTEVGQHQMWAAQYYKYTKPRTLLTSGGLGTMGYGLGAALGAKTGMPDKTVVNIAGDGCFRMNMNEIATAVRSNIPVIQVVINNHVLGMVRQWQDLFYGKRYSQTVLNDAVDFVKLAEAMGAEGVRVTTREEFQEAFARALTLGKPIVIDCQIDKDEKVWPMVAPGAPIREAFDEADM from the coding sequence ATGCAGTTGACAGGTGCAGAAATTGTTATTGAATGTTTAAAAGAACAGGGTGTTGATACAGTATTCGGCTATCCGGGGGGAGCAATCCTGAATGTATATGATGAGCTGTATAAGCATAGTAATGAAATCAGACACATTCTTACATCCCACGAACAGGGAGCAGCCCATGCGGCGGACGGCTATGCCAGAGCAACAGGGCGAGTAGGGGTATGCTTTGCCACCAGCGGGCCGGGCGCAACGAATCTTGTGACAGGAATTGCGACAGCATATATGGACTCTATTCCAATCGTTGCAATTACCTGTAATGTAGGAGTATCCTTACTTGGAAAAGACAGTTTCCAGGAAATTGATATTGCAGGTATTACTATGCCTATTACAAAGCATAACTATATTGTGAAGGATGTAACAAAACTGGCAGATACCATCCGCAAAGCCTTCGTAATCGCAAAAAAGGGGCGTCCGGGGCCGGTTCTTATCGATATTCCGAAAGATATTACCAGCACAGTGACAGAATATGAGCCGGCAGTGATCGAGCCGGTAATGCCCTCTGAAGAAGTGTGCGAGGAAGATATCCAAACAGCTTTGGAAATGATCCGTCAGTCCAAAAAACCCTACGTCTTTGTGGGCGGCGGTGCGATTTTGTCTGGTGCTCATAAGGAATTGTATGAGTTTATAAAGAAAGTAGATGCTCCTGTGACAGACTCTCTTATGGGAAAAGGAGCATTTCCCGGAACAGATGAACTTTATACCGGGATGATAGGAATGCATGGAACAAAAACAGCAGATTACGGTGTGGATGAATGTGACCTTCTGATCGTAGCCGGCGCTCGCTTCAGCGATCGTGTTACCGGAAATGTGAAGGAGTTTGCAAAACATGCCAAAATCCTTCAGTTTGATGTAGATGCAGCTGAGATGAACAAAAATGTGCTTATCACAGAAGGAGTGATCGGTGATCTGAAGGTGACTCTTAAAAGGATTAATGAGCTTTTGGAACAGCAGGATCACAGCGAGTGGAAAGAAAAGATTATGGCTTACAAGGAAAAATATCCTCTCGTTTATCCAAGTGAAGGGTTGACTGGTCCTTTTGTAGTGGAAGAAATCTACCGTCAGACAAAAGGAGAAGCGATCATTGTAACAGAGGTTGGTCAGCATCAGATGTGGGCGGCACAGTATTATAAGTACACAAAACCGCGTACTTTGCTCACTTCCGGCGGACTCGGAACTATGGGATACGGGCTTGGCGCCGCGCTTGGGGCAAAGACCGGAATGCCGGATAAGACAGTAGTCAATATTGCCGGGGATGGATGTTTCCGTATGAACATGAATGAAATTGCCACAGCGGTAAGAAGCAATATTCCGGTGATTCAAGTAGTGATCAACAATCATGTGCTGGGAATGGTACGTCAGTGGCAGGATTTGTTCTATGGAAAAAGATATTCCCAGACTGTTCTTAATGATGCAGTGGATTTTGTAAAGCTGGCAGAAGCGATGGGAGCAGAAGGCGTTCGGGTAACTACACGGGAAGAATTTCAGGAGGCCTTTGCAAGAGCGCTGACTCTCGGAAAACCCATTGTCATTGACTGTCAGATTGATAAAGACGAGAAAGTATGGCCGATGGTGGCGCCGGGAGCGCCGATTCGGGAAGCCTTTGACGAAGCGGATATGTAG
- the ilvD gene encoding dihydroxy-acid dehydratase has translation MRSDNVKKGVQQAPHRSLFNALGYTKEELDRPLIGIVSSYNEIVPGHMNLDKIVNAVKMGVAMAGGTPIVFPAIAVCDGIAMGHIGMKYSLVTRDLIADSTEAMAMAHQFDGLVMVPNCDKNVPGLLMAAARINVPTIFVSGGPMMAGHVHGEKTSLSSMFEAVGAHAAGKMDDEGLLEMENKACPTCGSCSGMYTANSMNCLTEVLGMGLAGNGTIPAVYSERIRLAKHAGMQIMELVRKNICPRDIMTKEAILNALTVDMALGCSTNSMLHLPAIAHEIGMDFEIDFANGISEKTPNLCHLAPAGHTYIEDLNEAGGVYAVMSELNKKGLLHTECMTVTGKTVGENIKGAVNKNHNVIRPIDNPYSETGGLAVLKGNLAPDGTVVKRSAVVDEMLVHEGPARVFDCEEDAIAAIKGGKIVEGDVVVIRYVGPKGGPGMPEMLNPTSAIAGMGLGSSVALITDGRFSGASRGASIGHVSPEAAVGGPIAFVEEGDIIKIDIPGLKIELDVPDEVLEERKKNWQPREPKITTGYLARYASMVTSGNRGAVLEIPKK, from the coding sequence ATGAGAAGTGATAATGTAAAAAAGGGCGTGCAGCAGGCACCCCACCGTTCGTTATTTAATGCGTTAGGATACACGAAAGAAGAGCTTGACCGTCCACTGATCGGTATTGTCAGCTCCTACAATGAGATTGTTCCAGGACACATGAATCTGGATAAGATCGTGAATGCAGTGAAGATGGGTGTGGCAATGGCAGGGGGAACCCCTATTGTATTTCCGGCCATTGCAGTGTGTGACGGAATCGCCATGGGACACATTGGTATGAAATATTCTCTTGTGACCCGTGATCTTATTGCAGATTCTACGGAAGCGATGGCAATGGCCCATCAGTTCGACGGACTTGTTATGGTTCCGAATTGTGATAAGAATGTGCCTGGGCTTCTGATGGCGGCAGCCCGGATCAATGTGCCGACAATTTTTGTCAGCGGCGGTCCAATGATGGCCGGACACGTACATGGCGAAAAAACAAGTCTTTCCAGTATGTTTGAAGCAGTTGGCGCTCATGCGGCAGGAAAGATGGACGATGAAGGACTTCTGGAGATGGAAAACAAGGCATGTCCCACATGCGGATCCTGTTCCGGGATGTATACAGCAAACAGCATGAACTGTCTGACAGAGGTTCTCGGAATGGGACTTGCAGGAAACGGAACGATTCCGGCAGTTTATTCCGAGCGTATCCGTCTTGCAAAACATGCCGGAATGCAGATCATGGAATTGGTAAGAAAAAATATCTGTCCAAGAGATATTATGACGAAGGAGGCAATCCTCAATGCCCTGACTGTAGATATGGCACTTGGATGCTCCACCAACAGTATGCTGCATCTGCCGGCGATCGCTCATGAGATCGGTATGGATTTCGAGATCGATTTCGCAAACGGAATCAGTGAGAAGACTCCGAATCTCTGCCACCTTGCACCAGCAGGCCATACTTATATTGAAGATCTCAATGAGGCGGGCGGCGTTTACGCTGTCATGTCTGAGCTGAATAAAAAAGGACTTCTCCATACGGAGTGTATGACTGTAACCGGAAAGACAGTTGGCGAAAACATCAAAGGAGCGGTGAACAAAAATCATAACGTCATCCGGCCAATCGACAATCCATACAGCGAAACGGGCGGCCTTGCAGTTTTGAAAGGCAACCTGGCTCCTGACGGAACCGTGGTAAAACGGTCTGCAGTTGTAGATGAAATGCTGGTTCACGAAGGGCCTGCAAGAGTCTTTGACTGTGAGGAAGATGCGATCGCAGCGATCAAAGGAGGAAAAATTGTAGAAGGTGATGTGGTTGTGATCCGCTATGTAGGGCCCAAGGGAGGTCCCGGAATGCCGGAAATGCTCAATCCAACCTCTGCTATTGCCGGAATGGGACTTGGATCCAGTGTAGCTCTGATCACAGACGGACGTTTCAGCGGTGCATCCAGAGGAGCGTCTATCGGACATGTTTCACCGGAAGCCGCAGTGGGCGGCCCCATTGCTTTTGTAGAAGAAGGAGATATAATCAAGATCGATATTCCCGGACTGAAAATCGAACTGGATGTTCCGGATGAAGTATTGGAAGAAAGGAAGAAAAACTGGCAGCCTCGTGAACCTAAGATTACAACAGGATATCTGGCAAGATATGCTTCCATGGTTACTTCGGGAAATCGCGGCGCTGTATTGGAAATTCCAAAAAAATAA
- the leuB gene encoding 3-isopropylmalate dehydrogenase, which translates to MDLKIGVIKGDGIGPEIVTEAMKVLDKVGNVYGHTCHYEQLLLGGASIDVHGIPLTDETIEKAKACDAVLMGSIGGDAKTSPWYQLEPDKRPEAGLLKIRKALNLFANLRPAVLYDELKGACPLKEDITEGGFDMMIMRELTGGLYFGERKTVEEDGVMTAYDSLTYNENEIRRIAKRAFDVAEKRRCKVTSVDKANVLDSSRLWRKVVEDVAKEYPNVELEHMLVDNCAMQLVKDPRQFDVILTENMFGDILSDEASMVTGSIGMLASASLNETKFGLYEPSGGSAPDIAGKGIANPIATILSAAMMLRFSFDLDQEADAIEAAVEKVLKDGYRTIDIMSEGKKQIGTKEMGDRIAAYI; encoded by the coding sequence ATGGATCTGAAGATTGGAGTGATCAAAGGCGATGGTATCGGGCCGGAGATTGTCACAGAGGCCATGAAGGTTTTAGATAAAGTTGGAAATGTATATGGACATACCTGCCATTATGAACAGCTTCTTTTGGGAGGCGCCTCTATTGATGTGCACGGAATCCCTCTGACCGATGAGACAATAGAAAAAGCAAAAGCCTGCGATGCAGTATTAATGGGATCCATAGGGGGAGATGCAAAAACTTCACCCTGGTATCAGCTTGAGCCGGATAAAAGACCGGAGGCCGGACTTTTGAAAATAAGAAAGGCACTGAATCTTTTTGCCAATCTGCGGCCTGCAGTTTTGTATGATGAATTGAAAGGAGCCTGTCCTTTGAAAGAAGACATTACGGAGGGCGGTTTTGATATGATGATCATGCGTGAGCTGACCGGAGGTCTGTATTTTGGAGAAAGGAAAACCGTAGAGGAAGATGGCGTTATGACAGCCTATGATTCTCTCACCTATAATGAAAATGAGATCAGAAGGATTGCAAAGCGTGCTTTTGACGTTGCGGAAAAGAGACGATGCAAAGTAACAAGTGTGGATAAGGCGAATGTACTGGATTCTTCCAGACTTTGGAGAAAAGTTGTAGAAGACGTGGCAAAAGAGTATCCGAACGTTGAGTTGGAACATATGCTGGTAGACAATTGTGCGATGCAGCTGGTAAAAGATCCGCGTCAGTTTGATGTGATTTTGACAGAGAATATGTTTGGCGATATTCTCTCTGACGAAGCCAGTATGGTGACCGGATCTATTGGAATGCTGGCAAGTGCCAGTCTGAATGAAACAAAATTCGGCCTGTATGAGCCAAGCGGAGGTTCCGCCCCGGATATTGCCGGAAAAGGAATAGCAAATCCGATCGCAACCATTTTATCCGCTGCTATGATGCTAAGATTCAGTTTTGACCTGGATCAGGAGGCAGACGCCATTGAAGCGGCAGTAGAGAAAGTCCTGAAAGACGGGTATCGTACGATAGATATTATGTCGGAGGGCAAGAAGCAGATCGGCACAAAAGAGATGGGAGATCGGATCGCAGCATATATTTAG
- a CDS encoding glucosaminidase domain-containing protein, whose translation MKKGKLLIPMLFMCMVLTAVPAMKSNAEDAEGEQTSSELQDENSQSQESVTAMDENGNITEVGDSDGVVEDEGSNARARSSSPMIVNFNTKSNETTSYTEDGTGKAGYVNGDYGADAAYLGTSNGKVKFMMSGVIGWVDESEVQVISLDAVEVVSGYEVEDGRLLHCIVYDMTTPGYRSRLDNGEAPSYLTSGQKYYSYDGHYFYTDYETMISDYQNNTRSHSVNPDQPYYNYYQYLPLRSQTLYSGDSLNTMIAAKVSGSSKMSGTGSDFVNAQEAYGVNALLMVSIAGNESAWGTSSIASGKNNLFGLNAVDASPGESADTFSSVQACIEDFACGWMSQSYLDPSSSTYSGGFLGNKGSGLNVKYASDPYWGEKAANIAYNLDQAAGSQDCGSYTIGIKDTLASSHNTVNVRQESNTSSTVLYQTGTSANYAVLILDSNSTNGFYRIQSDAVLNADRTSVASAGEYSFDSMYAYISADYVTVVNTGTVSAEDPVTKTLQSIYIAAAPSKTEYSEGETFDPSGISVRAVWSDGTETDVSGEITYSQEALTTADTEVQLQYTSGEVTVSAVQSITVKAAADDGSGTDDSADTSDGNGTDDSADTSDGSGTNDSADTSDGSGTNDSSDTSDGSETNDSVDTSNGTGTNDSADVNSGSVTEAPSEANDGTDTKKAETASQEGQNSNVRQAAPRTGDTSSVGIWIALAAAAVIIIIATVVIKKRKK comes from the coding sequence ATGAAAAAAGGAAAATTGCTGATACCAATGCTTTTCATGTGCATGGTTTTGACCGCAGTCCCTGCTATGAAAAGCAATGCGGAAGATGCCGAGGGGGAGCAGACATCTTCAGAGCTTCAGGATGAAAATTCACAGAGTCAGGAATCCGTTACTGCTATGGATGAAAACGGAAATATTACAGAAGTCGGCGATTCAGATGGAGTGGTTGAAGACGAAGGAAGCAATGCCCGGGCAAGAAGCAGTTCGCCGATGATCGTCAATTTTAATACGAAAAGCAATGAGACAACCAGTTATACGGAAGACGGAACAGGGAAAGCCGGCTATGTTAACGGAGATTATGGCGCAGATGCGGCTTATCTTGGGACAAGCAATGGCAAAGTCAAATTTATGATGTCGGGCGTTATTGGCTGGGTGGATGAATCGGAAGTACAGGTTATAAGCCTGGATGCGGTTGAAGTAGTCAGCGGATATGAAGTGGAAGACGGAAGGCTGCTTCACTGTATTGTGTATGATATGACTACACCTGGGTACAGAAGCCGTCTGGATAATGGAGAGGCTCCTTCTTACTTGACTTCCGGACAAAAATATTACAGTTATGACGGTCATTATTTTTATACCGATTACGAAACTATGATCTCAGATTATCAGAATAATACACGCTCCCATTCTGTGAATCCGGATCAGCCGTATTATAATTATTATCAATATCTTCCGCTGCGAAGCCAGACATTATACAGCGGAGACAGTTTAAACACCATGATCGCCGCAAAAGTGTCAGGCAGTTCCAAAATGAGCGGTACGGGAAGCGATTTTGTTAATGCACAGGAAGCTTACGGAGTAAATGCGCTTCTGATGGTGAGTATAGCAGGAAATGAAAGCGCCTGGGGAACCAGTTCGATCGCATCCGGAAAAAACAATCTATTCGGGCTGAATGCCGTTGATGCTTCGCCGGGTGAGAGCGCAGATACATTCTCAAGTGTTCAGGCATGTATTGAAGATTTTGCGTGCGGATGGATGTCGCAGAGTTATCTTGATCCGTCCAGCTCTACATATTCAGGAGGATTCCTTGGTAATAAAGGAAGCGGGCTTAATGTAAAATATGCGTCGGATCCGTACTGGGGTGAAAAGGCTGCCAACATTGCCTACAATTTGGATCAGGCGGCAGGAAGTCAGGATTGCGGAAGCTATACCATCGGTATTAAAGATACGCTTGCATCCAGCCATAATACAGTAAATGTAAGACAGGAGAGCAATACAAGTTCAACAGTCCTTTATCAGACTGGAACCAGCGCAAATTATGCTGTTTTGATTTTGGACAGCAACAGCACAAATGGATTTTATCGCATTCAGAGTGACGCCGTGCTAAATGCGGACAGAACATCTGTTGCATCAGCAGGAGAATATAGTTTTGATTCCATGTATGCTTATATTTCCGCAGACTATGTAACTGTTGTGAATACAGGAACGGTATCTGCAGAAGATCCTGTGACAAAGACTCTCCAGTCTATTTATATTGCAGCAGCGCCATCCAAGACAGAATACTCGGAAGGGGAAACTTTTGATCCTTCCGGAATCAGTGTAAGGGCAGTGTGGAGTGATGGAACCGAGACAGATGTATCGGGAGAGATTACCTACAGTCAGGAAGCGTTGACAACAGCAGATACAGAAGTACAGCTTCAGTATACTTCCGGAGAAGTGACTGTATCAGCGGTGCAAAGCATTACCGTTAAGGCTGCTGCCGACGATGGAAGCGGAACAGATGATTCGGCAGATACCAGCGATGGTAACGGAACAGATGATTCGGCAGATACCAGCGATGGAAGCGGAACAAATGATTCAGCGGATACCAGTGACGGAAGCGGAACAAATGATTCGTCGGATACCAGTGACGGAAGCGAAACAAATGATTCAGTGGATACCAGCAATGGAACTGGGACAAATGATTCAGCGGATGTCAACAGTGGCAGTGTGACAGAGGCTCCATCAGAGGCAAATGATGGAACAGATACGAAAAAAGCAGAAACTGCCAGTCAGGAAGGGCAGAATTCAAACGTCCGTCAGGCAGCACCAAGAACAGGAGATACTTCTTCTGTTGGAATTTGGATAGCGTTGGCAGCGGCAGCAGTGATCATCATCATAGCCACAGTTGTTATTAAAAAGCGAAAGAAATAA